The Prevotella sp. E9-3 genome has a window encoding:
- a CDS encoding porin family protein, whose protein sequence is MKKIFLAVVALFVSVVMYAQREEGSVTVQPRVGVNFSSLTDYNRTKFGYTFGMEVEFQMTDMLSLSGAILYSDQGAKDNSEGVEEIFDIDYANIPIMLNCYVAPEVLPGFAIKAGVQPAFRTKASVRIDGAKIDVDELFNLMDLPDTKLSKFMFSVPVGLSYEYNNIVFDARYNFGITDLFKGEGKMRNNVVQLTLGYKFDAEF, encoded by the coding sequence ATGAAAAAGATATTTTTGGCAGTTGTTGCTCTGTTTGTGTCAGTAGTTATGTATGCTCAGCGTGAGGAAGGTTCAGTAACTGTTCAGCCCCGCGTAGGTGTGAACTTCTCCAGTCTCACCGACTACAATCGCACTAAGTTCGGCTATACTTTTGGTATGGAGGTAGAGTTCCAGATGACCGATATGCTCAGTCTGTCGGGCGCAATCCTTTATTCTGACCAGGGCGCAAAGGATAACAGTGAAGGTGTGGAAGAGATTTTTGATATAGACTATGCCAACATTCCTATCATGCTCAATTGCTATGTAGCCCCCGAAGTGTTGCCCGGATTTGCTATAAAAGCCGGTGTTCAGCCTGCTTTCCGTACCAAGGCATCGGTGCGCATTGACGGAGCGAAGATAGATGTGGATGAGCTTTTCAATCTTATGGATCTGCCTGATACTAAACTCAGCAAGTTTATGTTCTCTGTACCCGTTGGCCTTTCTTATGAATACAATAATATCGTATTCGATGCCCGTTACAATTTCGGAATTACCGACCTATTCAAAGGCGAGGGTAAGATGCGCAATAATGTTGTGCAACTTACCCTCGGCTATAAATTCGATGCTGAGTTCTAA